A DNA window from Kitasatospora atroaurantiaca contains the following coding sequences:
- the dnaB gene encoding replicative DNA helicase: MTGPQYDDHDVPPPPEDDWQPSDDAFPPGPFPDGPGDRLPVSRKSSEGGGKGGFQRGGSGGAGGSGGFGGSGGFGDKRKRDGGSGSDDTRQAVDGFERVPPQDLAAEQSVLGGMLLSKDAIADVVEVLKPADYYRPAHELIHGAILDLYARGEPADPITVAGELTKRGELTRVGGPGYLHTLVNSVPTAANAEYYAEIVHERAVLRRLVEAGTRIAGMGYAAEGDVDEIVNAAQAEIYAVTEQRTSEDYAPLADIMEGALDEIEAIGSRAGQMSGVPTGFADLDALTNGLHPGQMIVIAARPAMGKSTLALDFSRACSITNGLPSVIFSLEMGRNEIAMRLLSAEARVALHHMRSGNMTDDDWTRVARRMPDVTAAPLYIDDSPNLSMMEIRAKCRRLKQRQDLKLVVIDYLQLMQSGGSRRAESRQQEVSDMSRNLKLLAKELEVPVIALSQLNRGPEQRTDKKPMVSDLRESGSIEQDADMVILLHREDAYEKESPRAGEADLIVAKHRNGPTATITVAFQGHYSRFVDMTRDVT, from the coding sequence GTGACCGGCCCCCAGTACGACGACCACGACGTACCTCCGCCACCGGAGGATGACTGGCAGCCGTCCGACGACGCCTTCCCCCCCGGCCCCTTCCCGGACGGCCCGGGAGACCGCCTGCCGGTCTCGCGCAAGAGCTCCGAGGGCGGAGGAAAGGGCGGCTTTCAGCGCGGCGGCTCCGGTGGAGCGGGTGGCTCAGGTGGTTTCGGCGGCTCGGGGGGCTTCGGGGACAAGCGCAAGCGTGACGGTGGGTCGGGCTCCGACGACACCCGCCAGGCTGTGGACGGCTTCGAGCGCGTCCCGCCGCAGGACCTCGCCGCCGAACAGTCCGTGCTGGGCGGCATGCTGCTCTCCAAGGACGCGATCGCCGACGTCGTCGAGGTGCTCAAGCCCGCCGACTACTACCGGCCCGCCCACGAGCTGATCCACGGCGCCATCCTCGACCTCTACGCCCGCGGCGAGCCGGCCGACCCCATCACCGTCGCCGGGGAGCTCACCAAGCGCGGCGAACTCACCCGGGTCGGCGGCCCCGGCTACCTGCACACCCTGGTCAACTCCGTCCCCACCGCCGCCAACGCCGAGTACTACGCCGAGATCGTCCACGAGCGCGCCGTCCTGCGCCGCCTGGTCGAGGCGGGCACCCGGATCGCCGGCATGGGTTACGCCGCCGAGGGCGACGTGGACGAGATCGTCAACGCCGCCCAGGCCGAGATCTACGCCGTCACCGAGCAGCGCACCAGCGAGGACTACGCCCCGCTCGCCGACATCATGGAGGGCGCCCTCGACGAGATCGAGGCCATCGGCTCCCGCGCAGGCCAGATGTCCGGCGTCCCCACCGGCTTCGCCGACCTCGACGCCCTCACCAACGGCCTCCACCCGGGCCAGATGATCGTCATCGCCGCACGACCCGCCATGGGTAAGTCGACGTTGGCCCTGGACTTCTCCCGGGCCTGTTCGATCACCAACGGTCTGCCGAGTGTGATCTTCTCGCTCGAAATGGGGCGCAACGAGATCGCCATGCGTCTGCTCTCCGCCGAGGCGCGGGTGGCCCTGCATCACATGCGCTCCGGAAACATGACGGACGACGACTGGACGCGGGTCGCCCGCCGGATGCCGGATGTGACGGCGGCTCCCCTCTACATCGACGACTCGCCGAACCTGTCGATGATGGAGATCCGTGCCAAGTGCCGCCGTCTGAAACAGCGGCAGGACCTCAAGCTGGTCGTCATCGACTATCTCCAGCTGATGCAGTCGGGCGGCTCGCGCCGGGCCGAGAGCCGCCAGCAGGAGGTCTCCGACATGTCGCGAAACCTCAAGCTGCTGGCCAAGGAGCTCGAGGTCCCGGTGATCGCGCTGTCCCAGCTGAACCGTGGCCCGGAGCAGCGTACGGACAAGAAGCCGATGGTCTCCGACCTGCGTGAATCGGGCTCGATCGAGCAGGACGCCGACATGGTCATCCTGCTCCACCGCGAGGACGCCTACGAGAAGGAGTCCCCCCGCGCCGGCGAGGCCGACCTGATCGTGGCCAAGCACCGTAACGGCCCCACTGCCACCATCACGGTCGCCTTCCAGGGCCACTACTCCCGCTTCGTCGACATGACCCGCGACGTGACCTGA
- a CDS encoding winged helix-turn-helix transcriptional regulator — protein sequence MAQEAAQQAHTACTGVDMALTRVFALLGKRWTGLIVAVLSQSPGYFSELRRAIPGISERMLSDRLTELAEAGLVVRTVDEGPPLRVSYHLTESGRALRPALAELRNWAEVHLPPTPAVCDEQG from the coding sequence ATGGCTCAGGAAGCGGCACAGCAGGCGCACACGGCGTGCACCGGGGTGGACATGGCGCTCACCCGGGTCTTCGCCCTGCTCGGTAAGCGCTGGACCGGCCTGATCGTGGCCGTACTCAGCCAGAGCCCGGGCTACTTCTCCGAGCTGCGCCGGGCGATCCCCGGCATCAGCGAACGGATGCTCTCCGACCGACTCACCGAGCTGGCCGAGGCCGGACTGGTGGTGCGTACCGTCGACGAGGGCCCGCCGCTGCGGGTCAGCTACCACCTCACCGAGTCCGGCCGGGCCCTGCGGCCCGCGCTCGCGGAGCTCCGCAACTGGGCCGAGGTCCACCTGCCCCCGACCCCGGCCGTCTGCGACGAGCAGGGCTAG
- a CDS encoding phosphomannomutase/phosphoglucomutase, which produces MRDLKQLVKAYDVRGVVPDQWDESLARAFGAAFVRVVGASAIVVGHDMRPSSPSLSRAFAEGAAAYGADVVEIGLCSTDQLYYASGKLDLPGAMFTASHNPAQYNGIKLCRAGAAPVGQDTGLSQVRELVESWTAADDTVTIPPVDVKPGSLSSQDTLRGYADHLLGLVDLSAIRPLKVVVDAGNGMGGHTVPTVFDGLPIDLVDLYFELDGTFPNHEANPLDPANLVDLQAKVVETGADIGLAFDGDADRCFVVDERGEPVSPSAITALVAAREIARAKAAGEHNPTIIHNLITSWTVPEVVRELGATPVRTRVGHSFIKQEMATTDAVFGGEHSAHYYFRDFWRADTGMLAALHVLAALGGQTGTLSALTAEYDRYAASGEINSTVADQADRTAAVRTTYASLEDVTVDELDGLTIAGKDWWFNLRASNTEPLLRLNVEARDPGKMAEVRDAVLALVRA; this is translated from the coding sequence GTGCGGGACCTGAAGCAGTTGGTGAAGGCGTACGACGTCCGGGGTGTGGTGCCGGATCAGTGGGACGAGTCGTTGGCTCGGGCGTTCGGTGCGGCGTTCGTGCGGGTGGTGGGTGCGTCGGCGATCGTGGTGGGGCATGACATGCGTCCGTCCTCGCCGTCGCTGTCGCGGGCGTTCGCGGAGGGCGCCGCCGCGTACGGCGCGGACGTGGTGGAGATCGGGCTGTGCTCCACCGACCAGCTGTACTACGCGTCCGGGAAGCTGGACCTGCCCGGGGCGATGTTCACCGCCTCGCACAACCCCGCGCAGTACAACGGCATCAAGCTCTGCCGTGCCGGCGCGGCGCCGGTCGGCCAGGACACCGGGCTGTCCCAGGTCCGGGAGCTGGTGGAGTCCTGGACCGCCGCGGACGACACCGTGACCATCCCGCCGGTGGACGTGAAGCCGGGCTCGCTCTCCTCCCAGGACACCCTGCGCGGCTACGCCGACCACCTGCTGGGCCTGGTGGACCTGTCCGCGATCCGGCCGCTGAAGGTCGTCGTCGACGCCGGCAACGGCATGGGCGGGCACACCGTGCCGACCGTGTTCGACGGGCTGCCGATCGACCTGGTCGACCTGTACTTCGAGCTGGACGGCACGTTCCCCAACCACGAGGCCAACCCGCTGGACCCGGCCAACCTGGTCGACCTGCAGGCCAAGGTCGTCGAGACCGGCGCGGACATCGGCCTGGCCTTCGACGGCGACGCCGACCGCTGCTTCGTCGTCGACGAGCGCGGCGAACCGGTCTCCCCCTCCGCGATCACCGCCCTGGTCGCCGCCCGGGAGATCGCCCGCGCCAAGGCCGCCGGCGAGCACAACCCCACCATCATCCACAACCTGATCACCTCCTGGACCGTCCCCGAGGTGGTCCGCGAACTCGGCGCCACCCCGGTGCGCACCCGCGTCGGCCACTCCTTCATCAAGCAGGAGATGGCCACCACGGACGCCGTCTTCGGCGGCGAACACTCCGCCCACTACTACTTCCGCGACTTCTGGCGCGCCGACACCGGCATGCTCGCCGCCCTCCACGTCCTCGCCGCCCTCGGCGGCCAGACCGGCACCCTGTCCGCCCTCACCGCCGAGTACGACCGCTACGCCGCCTCCGGCGAGATCAACAGCACCGTCGCCGACCAGGCCGACCGCACCGCCGCCGTCCGCACCACCTACGCCTCGCTCGAGGACGTCACCGTCGACGAACTGGACGGCCTGACCATCGCCGGCAAGGACTGGTGGTTCAACCTCCGCGCCTCCAACACCGAACCGCTGCTCCGCCTGAACGTCGAGGCCCGCGACCCCGGGAAGATGGCCGAGGTCCGCGACGCCGTCCTCGCCCTCGTCCGCGCCTGA
- the manA gene encoding mannose-6-phosphate isomerase, class I, whose amino-acid sequence MDRLVNTVRPYAWGSVTAIPELLGQEATGEPQAELWMGAHPGSPSRVDRGSGPRSLAELIAEDPTAELGAAAVAKFGPSLPFLLKVLAAGTPLSIQAHPDLEQAKAGFADEESRGVPVDAPHRNYKDANHKPELICALDEFEGLCGFRTPAAAADLMESLGAPVLAPLVELLRNKPEAEALSEALATILSLTGAAATAAVTEVAAAVERAAAAAPGGEFSAYAYAAREFPGDTGLLAALLLNYVRLQPGEALYLGAGVPHAYLRGIGVEILANSDNVLRGGLTPKHVDVPELLRVVEFRGGQPDVLRPVTDGAGEQLYPVPIDEFRLSRFVLGPEPRRVDGDAPQILLCTEGAVRLAHTDGSTLTLARGESAFLPATGGGTELSGPGATVFRATVTL is encoded by the coding sequence ATGGACAGGCTCGTCAACACCGTCCGCCCCTACGCGTGGGGATCGGTCACCGCCATCCCCGAGCTTCTGGGTCAGGAAGCGACCGGCGAACCGCAGGCGGAACTCTGGATGGGCGCACACCCCGGCTCACCGTCCCGGGTCGACCGGGGCAGCGGCCCGCGTTCGCTCGCGGAGCTGATCGCCGAGGACCCGACGGCCGAGCTCGGCGCCGCGGCCGTGGCCAAGTTCGGCCCGAGCCTGCCGTTCCTGCTCAAGGTGCTGGCCGCCGGTACCCCCCTCTCCATCCAGGCCCACCCCGACCTCGAGCAGGCCAAGGCCGGTTTCGCCGACGAGGAGTCCCGGGGCGTCCCGGTCGACGCCCCGCACCGCAACTACAAGGACGCCAACCACAAGCCCGAACTCATCTGCGCACTCGACGAGTTCGAGGGCCTCTGCGGCTTCCGCACGCCCGCCGCGGCCGCCGACCTCATGGAGTCGCTGGGCGCCCCGGTGCTCGCCCCGCTGGTCGAGCTGCTGCGCAACAAGCCCGAGGCCGAGGCACTGAGCGAGGCGCTCGCCACCATCCTGTCGCTGACGGGGGCCGCCGCCACCGCCGCGGTGACCGAGGTCGCCGCGGCCGTCGAGCGGGCCGCCGCGGCCGCCCCGGGCGGGGAGTTCTCCGCCTACGCGTACGCGGCCCGGGAGTTCCCCGGCGACACCGGCCTGCTCGCCGCCCTGCTGCTGAACTACGTACGGCTCCAGCCCGGCGAAGCGCTCTACCTGGGCGCGGGCGTCCCGCACGCGTACCTGCGCGGCATCGGCGTCGAGATCCTGGCCAACTCCGACAACGTGCTGCGCGGCGGCCTGACGCCCAAGCACGTGGACGTCCCCGAGCTGCTGCGCGTGGTCGAGTTCAGGGGCGGGCAGCCCGACGTCCTGCGGCCGGTCACCGACGGCGCCGGCGAGCAGCTGTACCCGGTGCCGATCGACGAGTTCCGGCTGTCCCGCTTCGTCCTCGGCCCCGAGCCCCGGCGGGTCGACGGCGACGCCCCGCAGATCCTGCTCTGCACCGAGGGCGCCGTCCGGCTCGCGCACACCGATGGCAGCACCCTCACGCTGGCCCGTGGCGAGTCCGCCTTCCTCCCCGCCACCGGCGGCGGCACCGAGCTGTCCGGCCCCGGCGCCACGGTCTTCCGCGCCACGGTCACGCTGTAG
- a CDS encoding GNAT family N-acetyltransferase: MIREIRTERLVLVPLRVEHAEEMAEVMADPALYGFTGGEPERPTELRARYERWTAGSPDPAERWWNWVVRLRAEDRLVGWVQATVATGQDEPAAEVAWVVGTPWQGRGIATEAARGLVTWLVGQGVRTVTAHVHPEHGASAAVAAAAGLAPTGERLDGEVRWRLRVAV; encoded by the coding sequence ATGATCCGGGAGATCCGTACGGAGCGGCTGGTCCTGGTGCCGCTGCGGGTCGAGCACGCGGAGGAGATGGCCGAGGTCATGGCGGACCCGGCGTTGTACGGCTTCACCGGCGGTGAGCCCGAGCGGCCGACGGAACTGAGGGCCCGTTACGAGCGGTGGACGGCCGGCTCGCCCGATCCGGCCGAGAGGTGGTGGAACTGGGTGGTGCGGCTCCGGGCGGAGGACCGCCTGGTGGGCTGGGTCCAGGCGACGGTCGCCACCGGGCAGGACGAGCCCGCCGCCGAGGTGGCCTGGGTGGTGGGGACGCCCTGGCAGGGCCGGGGGATCGCCACCGAGGCGGCCCGAGGCCTGGTGACATGGCTGGTCGGCCAGGGGGTCCGTACCGTGACCGCGCACGTCCACCCGGAGCACGGCGCCTCCGCCGCGGTCGCCGCCGCAGCCGGCCTCGCGCCCACCGGGGAACGGCTGGACGGCGAGGTCCGGTGGCGGCTGCGGGTGGCGGTGTAG
- a CDS encoding dihydrofolate reductase family protein produces MRKLIYGMNLTLDGYIAAPGDDIGWSVPSDELFQFWSDQLQATDLSLYGRKLWQTMSSYWPTGDQQPNATPAEIEFARRWRDMSKVVFSSTIDKVDWNTRLVTGDAVAEITRLRAEDGGPMDIGGATLAGAAMRAGLIDEYVLATAPVLVGGGTPFFTALDNWVNLNLVETRTLPCGVILTRYETRR; encoded by the coding sequence ATGCGGAAACTGATCTACGGCATGAACCTGACCCTGGACGGCTATATCGCCGCGCCCGGCGACGACATCGGCTGGAGCGTGCCGAGCGACGAGCTGTTCCAGTTTTGGTCCGACCAGTTGCAGGCGACCGACCTGTCGCTGTACGGGCGCAAGCTGTGGCAGACGATGAGCTCCTACTGGCCGACCGGCGACCAGCAGCCCAACGCCACCCCGGCGGAGATCGAGTTCGCGCGCCGCTGGCGGGACATGTCGAAGGTGGTGTTCTCCTCGACGATCGACAAGGTCGACTGGAACACCCGCCTGGTCACCGGCGACGCGGTCGCCGAGATCACCCGGCTCAGGGCCGAGGACGGCGGCCCGATGGACATCGGCGGCGCGACGCTCGCCGGGGCGGCCATGCGGGCCGGGCTGATTGACGAGTACGTGCTGGCCACCGCGCCGGTCCTGGTGGGCGGCGGCACGCCGTTCTTCACCGCGCTGGACAACTGGGTGAACCTCAACCTGGTGGAGACGCGGACGCTTCCCTGCGGCGTGATCCTGACCAGGTACGAGACGAGGCGCTGA
- a CDS encoding NADAR family protein codes for MTIYFYGADEVPYGCFSNFSPHGFSADGLWWPTSEHYFQAQKYAGTGHADRIRRASSALQAAELGRTRARPLRRDWEKVRDDVMRRAVHGKFSQNPEIREILLATGQEDLVEDTTTDHYWGRGSTGTGRNMLGRILMRTRTRLAVEREGTAR; via the coding sequence GTGACGATCTACTTCTACGGTGCGGACGAGGTCCCGTACGGGTGCTTCTCCAACTTCTCCCCGCACGGCTTCTCCGCCGACGGCCTCTGGTGGCCCACGTCCGAGCACTACTTCCAGGCGCAGAAGTACGCCGGCACCGGTCATGCCGACCGGATACGGCGCGCGTCGTCGGCCCTGCAGGCCGCGGAGCTCGGCCGGACCCGTGCGCGGCCGCTGCGGCGGGACTGGGAGAAGGTCAGGGACGACGTCATGCGGCGGGCGGTCCACGGGAAGTTCTCGCAGAACCCGGAGATCAGGGAGATCCTGCTGGCCACCGGTCAGGAGGATCTCGTGGAGGACACCACCACCGACCACTACTGGGGCCGAGGTTCCACGGGTACGGGCAGGAACATGCTGGGCCGCATCCTGATGCGGACGCGGACACGGCTGGCCGTCGAGCGCGAGGGGACCGCGCGGTGA
- a CDS encoding polyprenol monophosphomannose synthase, with translation MTAPEESTFADLGKVLVIIPTYNEAENVERITSRVRTAVPEVHVLVADDNSPDGTGELADKIAAEDDHVHVMHRKGKEGLGAAYLAGFRWGIDNGYDVLVEMDADGSHQPEELHRLLTALRTADLVQGSRWVPGGKVVNWPKSRLLISRGGSLYSRLMLGVPIKDVTGGYRAFRKETLLGLGMDEVASAGYCFQVDLAWRTVKAGFKVVEVPITFVEREFGASKMSRAILVEALWRVTGWGIGSRIQKLTGKK, from the coding sequence GTGACTGCCCCTGAGGAGAGCACCTTCGCCGATCTCGGCAAGGTGCTGGTGATCATCCCGACCTACAACGAGGCCGAGAACGTCGAGCGGATCACCTCCCGGGTCCGTACCGCCGTCCCCGAGGTCCACGTCCTGGTGGCCGACGACAACAGCCCCGACGGCACCGGCGAACTCGCCGACAAGATCGCCGCCGAGGACGACCACGTCCACGTCATGCACCGCAAGGGCAAGGAAGGCCTCGGCGCCGCCTACCTGGCCGGCTTCCGCTGGGGCATCGACAACGGCTACGACGTCCTCGTCGAGATGGACGCCGACGGCTCCCACCAGCCCGAGGAACTCCACCGCCTGCTCACCGCCCTGCGCACCGCCGACCTCGTCCAGGGCTCCCGCTGGGTCCCCGGCGGCAAGGTCGTCAACTGGCCCAAGTCCCGCCTGCTGATCTCCCGCGGCGGCTCCCTCTACTCCCGCCTCATGCTCGGCGTCCCCATCAAGGACGTCACCGGCGGCTACCGCGCCTTCCGCAAGGAGACCCTCCTCGGCCTCGGCATGGACGAGGTCGCCTCCGCCGGCTACTGCTTCCAGGTCGACCTCGCCTGGCGCACCGTGAAGGCCGGCTTCAAGGTCGTCGAGGTCCCCATCACCTTCGTCGAACGCGAATTCGGCGCCTCCAAGATGAGCCGCGCCATCCTCGTCGAAGCCCTCTGGCGCGTCACCGGCTGGGGCATCGGATCCCGCATCCAGAAGCTCACCGGAAAGAAGTAA
- a CDS encoding NADP-dependent oxidoreductase → MRAVVVKTFGGPEVIEIAEVEIPQPGRGEIRIRTQAVSVHPADAAVRSGAVAHHLPERPQHQLGWDVAGTVDALGEGVDGFRTGDAVIGLSHWFASHNGTHADYAVLPASAVGPAPAGTSVTAAATLPLNGLTALQALELTGLTEGQTLLVSGGAGALGGFAVQLAVGRGLKVIAIAGAADREFITGLGARWVERGEDAVAAVRELAPEGGVDAAVDTALLGTSLLAAVRADGAFVSVRPDTVPDSERGIRVAVIDVRPDGAQLAELAALTEAGLLTPRVDSEYPLAEAAKAHARLAESGTRGGIVLTTT, encoded by the coding sequence ATGCGCGCAGTCGTCGTGAAGACCTTCGGTGGACCCGAGGTCATCGAGATCGCCGAGGTCGAGATCCCGCAGCCGGGCCGCGGAGAGATCCGGATCCGGACCCAGGCCGTCTCCGTGCACCCGGCCGATGCGGCCGTCCGCTCAGGCGCGGTGGCCCACCACCTGCCCGAGCGGCCCCAGCACCAACTGGGCTGGGACGTGGCCGGAACGGTCGACGCCCTCGGCGAGGGGGTGGACGGCTTCCGTACCGGGGACGCCGTGATCGGACTCTCGCACTGGTTTGCGAGCCACAACGGTACGCACGCCGACTACGCGGTGCTGCCCGCCTCGGCGGTCGGCCCCGCTCCGGCCGGTACGTCGGTGACGGCCGCCGCCACCCTCCCGCTGAACGGACTGACGGCCCTGCAGGCACTGGAGCTGACCGGGCTGACCGAGGGGCAGACCCTGCTGGTCAGCGGCGGCGCGGGCGCACTCGGCGGGTTCGCCGTCCAGCTCGCGGTCGGGCGCGGCCTCAAGGTCATCGCCATCGCGGGGGCCGCCGACCGGGAGTTCATCACCGGTCTCGGTGCCCGGTGGGTCGAGCGCGGCGAGGACGCGGTCGCGGCGGTCCGGGAGCTGGCCCCGGAGGGCGGTGTGGACGCGGCCGTCGACACGGCCCTGCTGGGCACCTCCCTGCTGGCCGCCGTCCGGGCCGACGGCGCCTTCGTCTCCGTCCGCCCCGACACCGTGCCCGACTCCGAGCGCGGCATCCGGGTCGCCGTCATCGACGTACGCCCCGACGGCGCACAGCTCGCCGAGCTCGCCGCCCTCACCGAGGCCGGCCTGCTGACCCCGCGCGTCGACTCCGAGTACCCGCTCGCCGAAGCCGCCAAGGCTCACGCCCGCCTCGCCGAGTCCGGCACCCGCGGCGGCATCGTCCTGACCACCACCTGA
- a CDS encoding FMN-dependent NADH-azoreductase produces the protein MSTLLHIDSSALTEGSVSREVSATFRKEWEAQNPEGTVIYRDLAATPVPHLSADGITASYVPAEHRTPEQQAALALREELISELEQADAVVIGTPMYNFTIPSSLKAWLDQVILMGRTAGEQPSAAGTSVTVVSARGGSYAAGTPRESFEFVTTYLEKVLTGMLGLEVDFVLPEFTLARVNPALADFIDTADASKAQAHQDAVEKAKALSAKLAA, from the coding sequence ATGTCCACACTGCTGCACATCGACTCGTCCGCGCTCACCGAGGGTTCCGTCTCGCGTGAGGTCTCCGCGACCTTCCGCAAGGAGTGGGAGGCCCAGAACCCCGAGGGCACGGTGATCTACCGCGACCTCGCTGCCACCCCCGTGCCGCACCTGTCCGCCGACGGCATCACCGCCTCCTACGTGCCGGCCGAGCACCGCACTCCCGAGCAGCAGGCCGCACTCGCCCTGCGCGAGGAGCTGATCAGCGAGCTGGAGCAGGCCGACGCGGTGGTGATCGGCACCCCGATGTACAACTTCACGATCCCGTCCAGCCTGAAGGCCTGGCTCGACCAGGTGATCCTGATGGGCCGCACCGCCGGTGAGCAGCCCTCCGCGGCCGGTACCTCCGTGACGGTGGTCTCGGCGCGTGGCGGTTCCTACGCGGCGGGTACGCCGCGGGAGAGCTTCGAGTTCGTCACCACCTACCTGGAGAAGGTGCTGACCGGCATGCTGGGCCTGGAGGTCGACTTCGTCCTCCCCGAGTTCACCCTCGCCCGGGTCAACCCGGCGCTCGCCGACTTCATCGACACCGCCGACGCCTCCAAGGCGCAGGCGCACCAGGACGCGGTCGAGAAGGCCAAGGCGCTCAGCGCCAAGCTGGCGGCCTGA
- a CDS encoding nuclear transport factor 2 family protein has product MTRTETKAHARIPADPEVAMLRELLGAFVDRDAVARLIDRYLASLDERVFDEAWARSFFTEDVRLEFPVGSRTGRAGLAEFQAAAMAKFGRTLHVGSNHAIAVHGDRATLSFNLLAAHVHSDAAHAERGYAPGTHFDIGGRMDGEAERTESGWRLSRLALQLVWTTGEPPAATA; this is encoded by the coding sequence ATGACACGGACAGAGACCAAGGCACACGCACGGATCCCCGCAGACCCCGAGGTGGCGATGCTGCGCGAGCTGCTCGGGGCGTTCGTGGACCGGGACGCGGTCGCCAGGCTGATCGACAGATACCTGGCGAGCCTGGACGAGCGGGTCTTCGACGAGGCCTGGGCCCGCTCGTTCTTCACGGAGGACGTCCGGCTGGAGTTCCCCGTCGGGAGCCGTACGGGGCGTGCGGGGCTCGCAGAGTTCCAGGCGGCGGCGATGGCGAAGTTCGGGCGGACGCTGCACGTCGGCTCGAACCACGCCATCGCGGTGCACGGGGACCGGGCCACACTGAGCTTCAACCTGCTGGCCGCGCACGTCCATTCGGACGCCGCCCATGCCGAGCGCGGCTACGCCCCGGGCACCCACTTCGACATCGGCGGCCGGATGGACGGCGAAGCCGAGCGGACCGAGAGCGGTTGGCGGCTGAGCCGGCTCGCCCTGCAGCTGGTGTGGACGACCGGTGAGCCCCCGGCTGCTACAGCGTGA
- a CDS encoding MBL fold metallo-hydrolase, giving the protein MTPSPPDETAGADPAGRGTGIPAAGPLQIEVFTGPEAAFFATSSLIMGERTAILVDAQLTRSAGRELAEWIAGKNRQLLAIVITHQHPDHYFGAEEVLRLFPRAQLLAAPPVVDAIARTGAAKVAQWKPVYGDDIPDQPLLPAPLLPQPLMIDRQLIRVLHLGQGDCEASTLAHIPSLRTVVAGDFVYNGTHVWTADTDPVQRVEWINNLARIADLGIDRVIAGHRAPGADDDAMRVLSFTGEYLQDFDRALAEHPGDPEGLTAAVNERYGGLTLPAILELGASANTARITLASHQPDEDGIIDAEIIEDP; this is encoded by the coding sequence GTGACGCCGTCCCCGCCCGACGAGACCGCCGGAGCCGACCCGGCCGGCCGCGGTACGGGGATCCCGGCCGCCGGCCCACTGCAGATCGAGGTCTTCACCGGACCCGAGGCGGCCTTCTTCGCGACGTCCAGCCTGATCATGGGCGAGCGCACCGCCATCCTCGTCGACGCCCAGCTCACCCGCAGCGCCGGCCGGGAACTCGCCGAGTGGATCGCGGGCAAGAACCGCCAGCTGCTGGCCATCGTCATCACCCACCAGCACCCGGACCACTACTTCGGCGCCGAGGAGGTGCTGCGGCTCTTCCCCAGGGCGCAGCTGCTCGCCGCGCCACCGGTCGTCGACGCCATCGCGCGGACGGGCGCCGCCAAGGTGGCGCAGTGGAAGCCGGTGTACGGGGACGACATCCCCGACCAGCCGCTGCTGCCCGCGCCCCTGCTGCCGCAGCCGCTGATGATCGACCGCCAGCTGATCCGCGTGCTGCACCTGGGCCAGGGCGACTGCGAGGCCTCGACCCTCGCCCACATCCCCAGCCTGCGTACCGTGGTGGCCGGTGACTTCGTCTACAACGGCACGCACGTCTGGACGGCCGACACCGACCCAGTCCAGCGCGTCGAGTGGATCAACAACCTGGCCCGGATCGCCGACCTCGGCATCGACCGGGTGATCGCCGGGCACCGGGCACCCGGCGCGGACGACGACGCGATGCGGGTGCTCTCCTTCACCGGCGAGTACCTCCAGGACTTCGACCGCGCGCTCGCCGAGCACCCCGGCGACCCCGAGGGGCTCACGGCGGCGGTGAACGAGCGCTACGGCGGCCTGACCCTCCCCGCCATCCTGGAACTCGGTGCGTCGGCCAACACCGCCCGCATCACCCTGGCCTCCCACCAGCCGGACGAGGACGGCATCATCGACGCCGAGATCATCGAGGATCCCTGA
- a CDS encoding class I SAM-dependent methyltransferase: METRPAGTAGYREDAGELARQYESVTFEKVHREVLHLFPEAPARVLDLGAGTGRDAAALAARGHTVVAVEPTVELRVHEAAGFTWLSDSLPELREVAGKFDLVLATAVWMHLDPAERGRAMRRVSELLAPQGRVLLLLRHGPVPQGRRMHPVSADETVALAGEFGLVEVHRSERADAHGRTGVSWTHLGLDLKSA; this comes from the coding sequence ATGGAGACACGTCCGGCCGGGACCGCCGGCTATCGCGAGGATGCGGGCGAACTGGCCCGGCAGTACGAGAGCGTGACGTTCGAGAAGGTGCACCGGGAGGTGCTGCACCTCTTCCCGGAGGCTCCGGCCCGGGTGCTCGACCTCGGCGCCGGGACGGGCCGGGACGCGGCCGCACTGGCGGCCCGCGGCCACACGGTGGTGGCCGTGGAGCCGACCGTCGAGCTGCGGGTGCACGAGGCGGCCGGGTTCACCTGGCTGAGCGACTCGCTGCCTGAACTCCGGGAGGTCGCAGGCAAGTTCGACCTGGTGTTGGCGACGGCCGTCTGGATGCACCTGGACCCGGCGGAGCGCGGGCGGGCGATGCGGCGGGTGTCCGAGCTGTTGGCCCCGCAGGGGCGGGTGTTGTTGCTGCTGCGGCACGGCCCGGTACCGCAGGGGCGGCGGATGCACCCGGTCTCGGCGGACGAAACGGTAGCGCTGGCAGGCGAGTTCGGCCTGGTGGAGGTGCACCGGAGCGAGCGCGCCGACGCGCACGGCCGGACCGGTGTCAGCTGGACCCATCTGGGGCTTGACCTCAAGTCGGCTTGA